The Deinococcus apachensis DSM 19763 genome includes a window with the following:
- a CDS encoding protein kinase domain-containing protein, with translation MTAAPYRDGAGLPVHLGRELGRGGQGTVYEVTGRPGAVAKIYLQKPEHETVEKLSALTLASQPLLLDISAWPQSTLRDPSGQVHGFVMPLVDESEYLELHNLYRITSRRQHFPSADWRFLVRVARNVARAFKALHHHGHLMGDVSSRNVLASKTATVRFIDTDSFQIRVGGRVYPCPVGTAEFTPPELQGKRFGGLVRTAEHDLFGLALLVFHLLFDGRHPYAGVHDNGAMPSPAEAIAADKFAYSLQHRHGVRPPPFTITLDGVHPGLRDLFERAFSPRHQGRPTAGEWEQTLAELERNITTCGKNAAHKHDRRLPCPWCTVLPANAQAATAKSGIPAGAKRIDVEGELNRIWAGLQAIPVPPAPAAIVLSTPPTPLPLPAMPALAAPPPEPSLAPLPPRTPVTPPQAFSKSAVVWGIAATLLCLSSLVQGGWLAAVFFAVVAVYNFQRNSPEKVRARQQKQLAERTVRHERERQEAEARRVQEFQQLSALREKAIGQNKEHQKQTYLKLLSQALLEQQLEANALRKKVANAYARQAAESAQGKHQAAVKRLQTLREELRSLDRQEQVELQRTLERHRQPMLEQHLARFPIKPGDVQGIGSSIIANLNARGVYTAKDITPDVHYIKGVGPKKQMDLLAWRDTLEQFFQFDPARVPPSAFDAVRVQFDQQRVTRLKQLEDEVAQLRRDVATWQQAEAAVEAELRDLKFRLAQREKTIEVIQTGALHLG, from the coding sequence ATGACCGCGGCGCCGTACAGGGACGGGGCGGGCCTCCCGGTTCACCTGGGCCGGGAACTGGGGCGGGGCGGTCAGGGCACCGTGTACGAGGTGACGGGCCGCCCGGGCGCGGTGGCCAAGATCTACCTCCAGAAGCCCGAGCACGAGACGGTCGAGAAGCTGAGCGCCCTGACGCTGGCCAGCCAACCCCTGCTGCTGGACATCAGCGCGTGGCCGCAGTCGACGCTCCGGGACCCTTCCGGGCAGGTGCACGGTTTCGTCATGCCGCTGGTGGACGAGTCCGAGTACCTCGAACTCCACAACCTCTACCGCATCACGTCCCGCCGTCAGCACTTTCCGTCGGCGGACTGGCGCTTCCTGGTGCGGGTCGCGCGGAACGTGGCCCGCGCCTTCAAGGCGCTGCACCATCACGGGCACCTGATGGGCGACGTCAGTTCGCGCAACGTCCTGGCGTCGAAGACGGCGACGGTGCGCTTCATCGACACGGACTCCTTCCAGATCCGGGTCGGCGGGCGGGTCTACCCCTGCCCGGTGGGGACGGCGGAATTCACCCCGCCGGAACTGCAGGGGAAGCGGTTCGGCGGCCTTGTCCGCACCGCCGAGCATGACCTCTTCGGCCTCGCCCTGCTGGTCTTCCACCTGCTGTTCGACGGGCGGCACCCCTACGCCGGGGTCCACGACAATGGAGCGATGCCGAGCCCCGCCGAGGCGATCGCGGCGGACAAGTTCGCGTACTCCCTCCAGCACCGCCACGGGGTGAGGCCCCCACCGTTCACGATCACCCTGGATGGGGTGCATCCGGGCCTGCGAGACCTCTTCGAGCGGGCCTTCTCCCCCCGGCACCAGGGTCGCCCGACCGCGGGCGAATGGGAACAGACGCTGGCGGAGCTGGAAAGGAACATCACGACCTGCGGCAAGAACGCGGCGCACAAGCATGACCGCCGCCTGCCCTGCCCCTGGTGCACCGTCCTCCCCGCCAACGCGCAGGCGGCGACCGCGAAGAGCGGGATCCCGGCGGGGGCCAAGCGCATCGACGTCGAGGGCGAACTCAACCGGATCTGGGCGGGTCTGCAAGCCATTCCAGTACCCCCCGCCCCCGCGGCGATTGTCCTGAGCACGCCGCCCACCCCGCTGCCCCTCCCCGCGATGCCCGCATTGGCCGCGCCGCCCCCCGAGCCGTCGCTCGCCCCGCTGCCACCCAGGACGCCCGTCACTCCCCCGCAGGCTTTCTCGAAGTCAGCGGTCGTCTGGGGCATCGCGGCCACCCTCCTCTGTCTGTCCAGCCTGGTCCAAGGGGGATGGCTCGCGGCGGTCTTCTTCGCGGTCGTCGCCGTCTACAACTTCCAGCGGAACTCCCCGGAGAAGGTCAGAGCTCGGCAACAGAAGCAGTTGGCCGAGCGGACCGTCCGGCACGAGAGGGAGCGCCAGGAGGCCGAGGCCCGGCGGGTCCAGGAGTTCCAGCAGCTCTCCGCCCTGCGGGAGAAGGCCATCGGCCAGAACAAGGAGCATCAGAAGCAGACGTACCTCAAGCTCCTGAGCCAGGCCCTGCTGGAACAGCAACTGGAGGCCAATGCGCTGCGCAAGAAGGTCGCCAACGCCTACGCCCGCCAGGCCGCGGAGAGCGCCCAGGGGAAGCACCAGGCGGCCGTGAAGCGCTTGCAGACCCTGCGTGAGGAGTTGCGGTCGTTGGACCGCCAGGAACAGGTCGAGTTGCAGCGCACGCTGGAGCGGCACCGCCAGCCGATGCTCGAGCAACACCTGGCCCGGTTTCCGATCAAACCCGGCGACGTACAGGGAATCGGCTCCTCCATCATCGCCAACCTGAATGCCCGCGGGGTATACACCGCGAAAGACATCACCCCGGATGTCCACTACATCAAGGGCGTCGGGCCCAAGAAGCAGATGGACCTGCTGGCGTGGCGGGACACGCTGGAGCAGTTCTTCCAGTTCGACCCGGCCCGGGTGCCCCCCAGCGCCTTCGATGCCGTGCGGGTGCAGTTCGACCAGCAGCGCGTCACGCGGCTGAAACAGCTCGAGGACGAGGTCGCGCAACTCAGGCGGGACGTTGCGACCTGGCAGCAGGCCGAGGCGGCGGTCGAGGCCGAACTCCGGGACCTGAAATTCAGGCTGGCGCAGCGGGAGAAGACGATCGAAGTTATTCAAACAGGTGCTCTTCACCTGGGCTGA
- a CDS encoding MFS transporter: MSAPRREIPLHVVGAVALALQGIYISSYGPSYPQLLRHFDLSQAEVGLIASANFLGSTLAVLSATWLIGRLGTRRLLIVAPLLLAVGAIGIGLTPTWSLALLFALIAGAGAGSVTSGINISLASLPDRSAPILNAVNAMFGLGCVLGPLLVALLPGGAVRWPFIVVGGLAFVVLACARQLPRVTPTSPPRDTAVRAKRGVTLFTVLLVLYVMTEVGAGSWMTTHLAPGLGARTAAALVSGFWLAFMLGRFAGAPLAARFPPQILVPGAALVAVLAAGLATLPGLQVLAYVLLGFVLGPIFPTTVAWYGQHLTPRRLPIALAGGSIGAVMVQPLMGAAVNSFGVSAIPVTLVALAGCTLALSVWVRWFQRGVEADTATT; this comes from the coding sequence ATGTCAGCCCCCCGCCGAGAAATTCCACTTCACGTCGTCGGTGCCGTGGCTCTGGCCCTCCAGGGCATCTACATCTCCTCGTATGGCCCGTCGTATCCCCAGCTCCTCCGGCACTTCGACCTCTCCCAGGCGGAGGTCGGCCTGATCGCCAGCGCCAACTTCCTCGGCTCCACCCTCGCCGTCCTGAGCGCGACATGGTTGATCGGGCGTCTCGGCACGCGACGCCTCTTGATAGTCGCGCCGCTTCTCCTCGCGGTGGGGGCCATCGGAATCGGACTCACCCCCACCTGGAGCCTCGCCCTGCTGTTCGCCCTCATCGCTGGCGCCGGGGCGGGGAGTGTCACCAGCGGCATCAACATCTCGCTGGCCAGCCTGCCCGACCGTTCCGCGCCCATCCTCAACGCCGTCAACGCCATGTTCGGGCTGGGATGCGTCCTCGGACCGCTCCTGGTCGCGCTGCTTCCCGGTGGCGCCGTCCGCTGGCCGTTCATCGTCGTCGGCGGGCTGGCCTTCGTCGTCCTCGCCTGTGCCCGCCAGCTTCCCAGGGTCACGCCGACCTCACCTCCCCGGGACACGGCGGTCCGGGCGAAGCGCGGGGTCACCCTGTTCACGGTGCTGCTCGTCCTGTACGTGATGACCGAGGTGGGGGCGGGAAGCTGGATGACCACCCACCTCGCCCCAGGGCTGGGAGCGAGGACCGCCGCCGCGCTGGTCAGCGGCTTCTGGCTGGCCTTCATGCTGGGCCGCTTCGCCGGGGCCCCGCTGGCCGCGCGCTTCCCACCCCAGATCCTGGTTCCGGGGGCGGCCCTCGTGGCGGTCCTGGCGGCCGGACTCGCGACCCTGCCGGGCCTCCAGGTGCTCGCCTACGTCCTGCTGGGCTTCGTCCTGGGTCCGATCTTCCCCACGACCGTCGCCTGGTACGGGCAGCACCTGACGCCCCGGCGGCTCCCCATCGCGCTGGCCGGAGGCTCCATCGGTGCGGTGATGGTGCAACCCCTGATGGGCGCCGCGGTGAACAGCTTCGGCGTCTCGGCCATTCCCGTCACGTTGGTGGCGCTCGCGGGCTGCACGCTAGCCCTCTCGGTGTGGGTCCGCTGGTTCCAGCGGGGAGTGGAGGCCGACACAGCGACGACCTGA